Proteins encoded by one window of Lycium barbarum isolate Lr01 chromosome 11, ASM1917538v2, whole genome shotgun sequence:
- the LOC132618352 gene encoding small ribosomal subunit protein bS16m/bS16c-like: protein MVVRLRLSRFGCKNKPFYRVMAADSRSPRDGKHLEVLGYYNPLPGQDGGKRMGLNFDRLKYWLSVGAQPSDPVQRLLFRAGVLPPPPMLAMGQKGGPRDTRPVDPMTGRIMTPESAKKADPKAGSEVDEDRD, encoded by the exons ATGGTGGTGAGATTGAGGTTGTCGCGGTTTGGATGCAAAAACAAACCATTCTACAGAGTAATGGCTGCTGATAGCAGATCTCCCAGAGATGGCAAACACTTGGAAGTCCTTGGTTACTACAATCCTCTCCCTG GTCAAGATGGTGGCAAACGGATGGGTCTTAATTTTGATAGGTTGAA GTATTGGTTATCCGTTGGTGCACAACCGTCAGATCCAGTTCAACGTCTTCTTTTCCGAGCAGGCGTATTACCTCCTCCACCTATGTTGGCTATGGGACAAAAAGGCGGTCCACGGGACACTCGACCAGTTGATCCTATGACTGGACGCATCATGACACCCGAAAGTGCCAAAAAAGCCGATCCAAAAGCTGGTTCTGAAGTTGACGAAGACAGAGACTAG